Genomic window ([Empedobacter] haloabium):
ACCGGGTCCGTACTTCGTCGCCTGACCTCCCGCCATGGCGCGACCGGCCTGCATACTCGGCTCACCACAACACAGGAGAGCGCGATGAATCACGAACGAAGGACGGGACAATGGCTGGGTGTGACGATGCTGGGCGCCATGGCCAGCGCCATTGGTGGGTATTTCGTGCTGCTGGCACCGGTCTTCGACGGCGCCGGCTTCCTGGCCGGGGCAGCGGCGCAGGAGGGGCGCGTACGGGCCGGCACGCTCCTGGTGCTGCTGGCGGCATCGTTGCCGCTGGCTGGTGCGCTGGCGTTGTGGCCGCAGTTGCGTCACCGCGGCACGCGCCTGGCGCCGGCGCTGATCGCGCTGGCCGCCGCCTGCCTGGCCGTCACCGCGGTCGAACAGGGGCTGCTGCTGGCGATGGTATCCTTGAGCCAGGCGCATGCCACCGCGGCCGATCCGGCGGCCTTCGAGCCGGTCTATACCA
Coding sequences:
- a CDS encoding DUF4386 domain-containing protein encodes the protein MNHERRTGQWLGVTMLGAMASAIGGYFVLLAPVFDGAGFLAGAAAQEGRVRAGTLLVLLAASLPLAGALALWPQLRHRGTRLAPALIALAAACLAVTAVEQGLLLAMVSLSQAHATAADPAAFEPVYTMAGGARYAVHYLALLLSGATSLTLYTSLFQARLLPRALPACGMAAVALHMSAVLLHLAGQPFHFPLVAPAALCQLATGGWLLARGLRPGRALPRAYAA